In Synechococcus sp. PCC 6312, one genomic interval encodes:
- the lpxC gene encoding UDP-3-O-acyl-N-acetylglucosamine deacetylase — MPETSLPGITFAVPAHGQLFPAQKTLAQAITITGVGLHSGLEVRVELQPAAVDQGRQFRRIDLGDGPMIPAQIEFVRATQLSTELATEQGSVRTIEHLLAALLIAGVDNLVIALDGPEVPLLDGSAQAWLTALSSVGLIQQNGPKVQSFLAEPVYVQAGDSFALALPAPETRLTYGIDFSDYAAIGQQWFSCLVRDLASEIAPARTFGLAEQVAQLQAAGLIKGGSLENALVCSHSGWVNPPLRFINEPVRHKILDFWGDLALLGTPPVAHYVAYKASHTLHTRLAQAIAATPPSTPSP; from the coding sequence ATGCCTGAAACTTCTTTACCTGGGATCACGTTTGCGGTTCCTGCTCACGGACAACTGTTTCCAGCCCAAAAAACCCTGGCCCAGGCCATCACGATTACGGGCGTAGGACTCCATTCCGGCCTGGAGGTGAGGGTGGAATTGCAACCCGCCGCGGTGGATCAAGGGCGACAATTTAGGCGGATAGACTTAGGGGATGGCCCCATGATTCCCGCCCAGATAGAGTTTGTGAGAGCTACCCAACTTTCGACAGAATTAGCCACCGAGCAGGGGTCTGTCCGGACGATTGAGCATTTATTAGCGGCGTTGCTTATTGCTGGCGTGGATAATCTCGTTATTGCCTTGGATGGCCCAGAAGTCCCCCTTTTGGATGGCTCGGCCCAGGCCTGGTTGACAGCCCTCAGTTCTGTGGGTCTGATTCAGCAAAATGGCCCCAAAGTCCAATCCTTTCTCGCAGAGCCGGTCTATGTCCAGGCCGGAGATAGTTTTGCCCTCGCGTTACCGGCCCCAGAAACTCGCCTCACCTATGGGATTGATTTTTCCGACTATGCGGCGATTGGCCAACAGTGGTTTAGCTGCCTGGTGCGAGATTTGGCCAGTGAAATTGCCCCCGCCCGTACCTTTGGCCTGGCCGAACAAGTTGCGCAACTGCAAGCAGCGGGATTGATCAAAGGTGGTAGCCTAGAAAATGCTTTGGTTTGTAGCCATTCTGGTTGGGTAAATCCTCCCTTGCGCTTTATCAATGAGCCAGTCCGTCACAAGATCTTGGACTTTTGGGGAGATTTAGCCCTGTTGGGAACACCCCCTGTCGCCCATTATGTAGCGTACAAAGCGAGTCATACCCTTCACACCCGTTTAGCCCAGGCCATTGCAGCTACTCCCCCTTCTACCCCGTCTCCCTAA
- a CDS encoding BamA/TamA family outer membrane protein, giving the protein MTEKLFLLLSRASGFSGLLALPTVLAWGWLVPALSAQAEPDISPLNSALVANPVEFGQGGDNPSLSSPGMTPAQPGSAETPFETRLPPPLAPFPIAQAPAPPSAPTTTETPAPPAASSPAVPTPSDATPPAPTTSPPPASPPPTTTQPPAPDEPRVLIAEVVVQGAKTPELEQLVYQVISTRPGGTATRTQLQQDANAIFSTGFFADVKVDPSDTPLGVRVTFVVQPYPVLRGVQVAGNQILKQEKVTEIFAPQVGKNINLRQIQEGIEQINKFYQDNGYILGQVVGTPQVDPDGVVTLQVAEGVVEKISLKFLNKEDEPTKQNTQDFVILRELRTEPGSVLNQDTVQKDLKSLFDLNLFEDVKVSLDPGEDPRKVVMVLNIKERNTGSISAGAGYSSAAGLFGTISFQQNNLFGRNYKFNSEIQAGTQGDILFDIGFTDPWIKGDPYRTSYTANIFNRLTVPYVFTGGPTEVTLANGDWVRINRLGASIFFTRPFTTDPDLMPKAWTGSLGLQYQNVSSRDASLAIVSTDELGDCLTFSCTGVDDLLTVQAAILRDLRDDPLRPTSGSVIRVGLEQSIPVGSGSIFMSKFRGSYSYFIPVKFLRFDGPQTIAINLQAGTVVGDLPPYESFTLGGVNSVRGWGEGELGSGRSFIQGTLEYRFPIVSIVGGALFVDAATTLDSQSAVFGIPGVVRGKPGEGLGYGAGVRVNTPLGNIRIDFGFNNQGGSAISFGIGERF; this is encoded by the coding sequence GTGACAGAAAAACTATTTTTACTCCTCAGCCGTGCGTCTGGCTTCTCAGGACTTTTAGCTCTCCCAACAGTCTTGGCCTGGGGGTGGCTGGTTCCGGCGTTATCGGCCCAAGCAGAACCGGATATTTCCCCTCTTAACTCTGCACTTGTTGCCAATCCGGTTGAGTTTGGACAGGGGGGGGATAATCCGTCTTTGAGTTCCCCAGGGATGACCCCGGCCCAGCCCGGTTCGGCAGAAACTCCATTTGAGACCCGTTTACCGCCACCCCTAGCCCCGTTCCCGATTGCCCAGGCCCCAGCCCCTCCGTCTGCCCCCACCACTACAGAAACCCCTGCCCCCCCTGCCGCCTCATCCCCAGCAGTCCCAACTCCCTCTGACGCAACGCCGCCTGCCCCAACTACCTCCCCACCTCCCGCTTCACCCCCCCCAACGACCACCCAACCCCCTGCCCCTGATGAACCGCGGGTTTTAATTGCTGAGGTGGTTGTCCAAGGGGCGAAAACGCCAGAATTGGAGCAATTAGTCTATCAAGTGATTTCAACCCGGCCTGGAGGAACTGCAACTCGGACGCAACTGCAACAGGATGCCAACGCCATTTTTAGTACCGGCTTTTTTGCCGATGTCAAAGTCGATCCCTCAGATACACCCTTGGGGGTACGGGTCACCTTTGTGGTTCAACCCTATCCAGTCCTACGGGGTGTGCAAGTGGCCGGCAATCAAATTCTTAAGCAGGAGAAAGTAACGGAAATCTTTGCTCCCCAAGTGGGCAAGAATATTAACCTGCGCCAAATTCAAGAAGGCATTGAGCAAATCAACAAGTTCTACCAGGATAACGGCTATATCCTTGGCCAAGTCGTGGGTACGCCGCAAGTGGATCCGGATGGGGTGGTGACGTTGCAAGTGGCGGAAGGGGTAGTCGAGAAAATTAGTCTCAAGTTCCTCAACAAAGAAGACGAACCGACCAAGCAAAATACTCAAGACTTTGTCATTCTCCGGGAACTACGCACCGAACCTGGCAGTGTTCTGAATCAAGATACGGTTCAAAAAGATCTGAAGAGCCTGTTTGACTTAAACCTGTTTGAGGATGTCAAGGTCAGCCTGGATCCTGGGGAAGATCCCCGTAAGGTGGTCATGGTCCTAAACATCAAAGAGCGAAACACAGGCAGTATTTCCGCTGGGGCTGGGTATAGTTCTGCGGCGGGTTTGTTTGGGACAATCAGTTTTCAGCAAAATAATCTTTTTGGACGTAATTATAAGTTTAATTCGGAAATCCAGGCCGGGACTCAGGGGGACATTCTCTTTGACATTGGCTTTACGGATCCCTGGATTAAGGGAGACCCCTATCGGACATCCTATACAGCGAATATCTTTAACCGCTTGACCGTGCCCTATGTGTTTACCGGTGGCCCCACAGAAGTCACCTTAGCGAATGGAGACTGGGTTCGGATTAACCGCCTGGGGGCCAGTATCTTCTTTACCCGGCCGTTTACCACAGACCCCGATCTAATGCCCAAGGCCTGGACGGGTTCTCTTGGCTTGCAGTATCAAAACGTCTCCTCCCGAGATGCCTCATTGGCCATTGTCTCCACCGATGAGCTAGGGGACTGCTTGACCTTTAGTTGTACGGGGGTGGATGACCTATTAACAGTACAGGCGGCGATTTTACGGGATTTACGCGATGACCCTCTCCGGCCAACCAGTGGCTCAGTAATCCGAGTTGGCCTGGAACAATCCATTCCGGTTGGCTCCGGCAGTATTTTTATGAGTAAGTTTCGGGGCAGTTACAGCTATTTCATTCCGGTGAAGTTCCTCCGCTTTGATGGCCCCCAAACCATTGCCATTAACCTCCAGGCCGGGACGGTGGTGGGCGATTTACCTCCCTATGAGTCCTTTACCTTGGGTGGTGTGAACTCAGTCCGGGGTTGGGGTGAAGGAGAATTGGGCAGTGGACGCAGTTTTATCCAAGGGACTTTGGAGTATCGTTTCCCCATTGTTAGTATTGTTGGCGGCGCGCTCTTTGTTGATGCAGCTACAACCCTTGACTCACAAAGTGCCGTATTTGGGATTCCAGGGGTCGTCCGCGGCAAACCAGGGGAAGGCCTGGGCTATGGGGCAGGGGTACGGGTGAATACCCCCCTCGGTAATATTCGGATTGATTTTGGCTTTAATAACCAAGGTGGGAGTGCCATCAGCTTTGGAATTGGGGAGCGTTTCTAA
- a CDS encoding DNA repair exonuclease gives MPRFLHLADVHLGFDKYNNPERTLDFFFAFQDAVIRYGLEAQVDFVVIAGDLFEQRQILPATLNQAQVVLNQLKAANIPVLAIEGNHDYRPYGTKTSWLKYLSDLGLLYLLEPDENETLQAWDESARTGGYLDLACGVRVIGSRWYGAAAVTAIETLAAQIHQLPSGPTTTVMLFHQGLEGQIARYAGALRYQDLLPLKNAGVDYLALGHIHRNYSYENWIFNPGSVEANSIAESQAQTPRGVYLVELKRGKINAQLQRDYQQRPILRLHLEVMPDQLPKQIEAAAQALVLSHSSATPAAIVELRITGQIGFERSELDVRQLRDELHAKSQALIFLLKYDVTITTYETAFYGPELPSRLEIEQTVFTDLLAAQAPYRDVATTLASGLADLKARVLQQDAPEEQYDYVAALLAGVGLLGDTGSTF, from the coding sequence ATGCCCCGTTTTCTCCATCTGGCCGATGTTCATCTGGGATTTGACAAGTACAACAATCCAGAGCGGACGTTAGATTTTTTCTTTGCCTTTCAGGATGCGGTGATCCGTTATGGCCTGGAGGCACAGGTGGACTTTGTGGTGATCGCCGGGGATTTATTTGAGCAACGGCAAATTCTTCCCGCCACCTTAAACCAGGCCCAAGTGGTTCTCAATCAACTCAAAGCAGCTAATATTCCCGTGCTGGCCATTGAGGGCAACCATGACTATCGCCCCTACGGCACAAAAACCAGTTGGCTGAAATATCTCTCGGATTTGGGATTACTCTATTTGCTGGAGCCAGACGAGAATGAAACCCTCCAGGCCTGGGATGAATCGGCCAGAACCGGGGGGTATCTGGATCTGGCCTGCGGGGTGCGGGTGATTGGCTCCCGTTGGTATGGGGCGGCTGCGGTAACGGCCATCGAAACTTTAGCGGCCCAAATTCACCAACTTCCGTCCGGCCCCACGACTACAGTGATGTTGTTTCACCAAGGCCTGGAAGGACAAATCGCCCGTTATGCCGGAGCCTTACGCTATCAAGACCTGCTGCCCCTGAAAAATGCGGGTGTGGATTACTTGGCCCTTGGGCATATTCACCGCAACTATAGCTACGAGAATTGGATTTTCAATCCGGGTTCTGTAGAAGCTAACTCCATTGCAGAAAGCCAAGCTCAAACCCCACGGGGAGTTTATCTAGTTGAATTGAAGCGGGGCAAAATTAACGCCCAACTCCAACGAGACTACCAGCAACGGCCCATCCTGCGGCTGCACTTGGAGGTCATGCCAGACCAACTGCCAAAGCAGATTGAAGCAGCAGCCCAAGCATTAGTTCTGTCCCACTCATCAGCAACGCCTGCGGCCATTGTCGAACTACGCATCACGGGTCAAATTGGCTTTGAGCGATCGGAACTCGATGTCCGTCAATTGCGAGATGAATTACACGCCAAGAGCCAAGCTTTAATTTTCCTACTCAAATATGATGTAACCATCACCACCTACGAAACCGCCTTTTACGGCCCAGAACTACCCAGTCGCTTGGAGATTGAACAGACTGTTTTTACGGATTTACTCGCTGCCCAGGCCCCCTATCGAGACGTGGCGACAACCTTGGCTAGCGGATTAGCCGATTTAAAAGCGCGGGTTTTGCAGCAGGATGCCCCCGAAGAGCAGTATGACTATGTTGCGGCTCTGCTAGCAGGGGTAGGCTTGCTTGGGGACACCGGGAGCACGTTCTAA
- a CDS encoding TlyA family RNA methyltransferase — protein sequence MAAGKPPKQRLDLLIVQRQLSLDPSGPLSRQQAQRLIQAGQVSVNQEIIDKPSTLISPQAEIEIKQRPPYVSRGGEKLAGALKKFPIAVAGRICLDAGISTGGFSDCLFQAGASRIYGIDVGYGQVDWGLRQNPHLILKERTNIRYLIPSDLYKPDDPRPDLAVADVSFISLTKILPALVNLLIAPKELLLLVKPQFEVGRELVGKNGVVKDAKAQAQAIQKVLEAAEHLGWLPQGLTPSPLLGPAGNREFFLWLNTYAPQHPLTLAQIQEICHQNS from the coding sequence ATGGCTGCGGGTAAACCTCCTAAACAACGCTTAGACCTGCTGATTGTCCAGCGCCAACTGAGTCTAGACCCTAGCGGCCCCCTCTCCCGCCAACAGGCCCAGCGGCTGATCCAGGCCGGTCAGGTCAGCGTCAACCAGGAGATCATTGATAAGCCCAGTACCCTCATTTCTCCCCAAGCCGAGATTGAGATCAAGCAACGCCCACCCTATGTGTCTCGTGGCGGGGAAAAACTGGCCGGAGCCTTGAAAAAATTCCCCATTGCTGTAGCCGGGCGGATCTGTCTGGATGCTGGCATTTCCACGGGGGGATTTAGTGATTGTCTGTTCCAGGCCGGGGCAAGTCGGATCTATGGGATTGATGTTGGCTACGGACAAGTAGATTGGGGACTCCGGCAAAACCCCCACCTCATTCTCAAAGAACGGACTAACATTCGTTATCTGATACCAAGTGATCTTTACAAACCTGATGATCCCCGGCCGGACTTGGCGGTTGCTGATGTCTCATTTATTTCCCTAACGAAGATCTTGCCCGCCCTTGTAAATCTGTTAATTGCCCCCAAAGAACTGCTACTGCTCGTCAAGCCCCAATTTGAGGTGGGTCGGGAACTGGTGGGTAAAAATGGCGTGGTCAAAGATGCCAAAGCCCAGGCCCAGGCGATTCAAAAAGTCCTAGAGGCGGCTGAACATCTCGGTTGGCTGCCCCAAGGCTTAACCCCTTCCCCGTTGCTGGGGCCGGCCGGTAATCGCGAATTTTTCCTGTGGTTAAATACATACGCTCCTCAGCATCCCCTCACCCTTGCCCAGATTCAAGAGATTTGTCACCAAAATTCTTAG
- a CDS encoding bifunctional 2-polyprenyl-6-hydroxyphenol methylase/3-demethylubiquinol 3-O-methyltransferase UbiG, with the protein MDKSLTQKIRNDFDCLALHDQEGWDHNNHYHRFLLKQLPSQRQVALDIGCGTGEFSRLLAKHFERVIAIDLSPNMIQVAQQRSRRFSNLDFQVADVLQWEPGAEQFDAIISITTLHHLPVERLLPNLKAVLKPGGRLIILDLLEHESWRDQLSDFVAVPLNWLFQVLKNSHIRQSPEATAAMKEHLCTDKYLTISQAQQIYISSLRIVKVRQHLFWRYSVVWEKPAAA; encoded by the coding sequence ATGGACAAGAGTCTGACGCAGAAAATACGGAATGACTTCGATTGCCTTGCTCTGCATGATCAGGAGGGATGGGATCACAATAATCACTATCACCGTTTCCTCCTTAAGCAGTTACCCTCTCAACGTCAAGTTGCGCTTGATATTGGTTGTGGAACAGGAGAATTTTCGCGTCTTCTGGCAAAACATTTTGAAAGGGTTATTGCAATCGACCTATCTCCGAACATGATCCAGGTTGCCCAGCAGCGTTCAAGACGGTTTTCAAATCTTGATTTTCAAGTTGCTGATGTCTTGCAATGGGAGCCAGGAGCCGAACAATTTGATGCGATTATATCTATTACCACCCTTCATCATCTGCCAGTTGAAAGGTTACTCCCTAATCTGAAAGCTGTTTTGAAACCGGGTGGCAGATTGATAATCTTAGATTTGTTAGAACATGAAAGTTGGCGAGATCAGTTAAGCGATTTTGTTGCAGTTCCTCTCAATTGGCTATTTCAGGTACTCAAGAATAGTCATATCCGGCAATCACCTGAAGCAACAGCAGCAATGAAAGAGCATCTCTGCACAGACAAGTACCTTACTATTTCGCAAGCACAACAAATTTACATAAGCTCATTGAGGATAGTAAAAGTCAGACAACATTTGTTTTGGCGTTATTCAGTGGTTTGGGAAAAGCCAGCAGCGGCATAA
- the cpdA gene encoding 3',5'-cyclic-AMP phosphodiesterase, with amino-acid sequence MVRALHLVQVTDTHLFAEPTGKLLGLVTADSFQSVLTAVQALDPSPEILMLTGDLAQDHQAKTYQYLRSLTASLTTPIYWLPGNHDQPELMVRELNHPPFNATKAFQARGWQFILLSSHLPGHVHGHLSEETLANLTQQLQRSPNSPTLVALHHPPFRVGSQWLDGSRLDNPEDLFAVLEAFPQVKLVLFGHIHQEFQQERQGITYLGTPSTCIQFLPASQDFGLEPVGPGFRQVWLYPDGAWTTKVTRVNFSTLVDPAATGY; translated from the coding sequence ATGGTTCGCGCCCTACATCTGGTGCAAGTCACTGACACCCATTTGTTTGCCGAACCCACTGGAAAACTTTTGGGCTTGGTTACGGCTGATTCTTTCCAATCGGTACTGACAGCTGTCCAGGCCCTAGATCCCTCGCCTGAGATTTTAATGCTGACGGGGGATTTAGCCCAAGATCACCAAGCTAAAACCTATCAATATCTGCGCTCCTTGACCGCCTCTTTAACGACTCCAATTTATTGGCTGCCGGGGAATCATGATCAGCCAGAGTTGATGGTGAGGGAACTAAATCATCCCCCCTTCAATGCCACCAAAGCATTCCAGGCCAGGGGTTGGCAATTTATTTTATTGAGTTCCCATCTACCTGGCCATGTTCACGGTCACTTGAGCGAGGAAACCCTAGCAAATTTAACTCAGCAACTCCAGAGGTCGCCAAATTCACCCACCTTGGTTGCCCTCCATCATCCTCCCTTCCGGGTTGGTTCCCAATGGTTAGATGGCAGTCGTCTGGATAACCCCGAAGATTTGTTTGCAGTCCTAGAGGCCTTTCCCCAAGTAAAGTTAGTCCTGTTTGGACATATTCATCAGGAGTTTCAGCAGGAGCGACAAGGGATCACCTATCTTGGTACACCTTCGACCTGCATTCAGTTTTTACCAGCAAGTCAAGACTTTGGCTTGGAGCCAGTGGGGCCAGGATTTCGGCAGGTCTGGTTATATCCCGATGGGGCCTGGACAACGAAAGTGACGCGGGTTAATTTCTCAACCTTGGTTGATCCGGCTGCTACGGGGTACTAA
- a CDS encoding FKBP-type peptidyl-prolyl cis-trans isomerase, translated as MRNIIISLAVVVVCALVIVIAQLVTPTGPVNANPLDQGQPTSTTISTDPTPLLAQAPSFPTQPMTQSSDADYTTTPSGLKYRDIKVGTGVEPKKGQVVVVDYTGTLTNGKTFDSSRDRGQPFQFTIGVGQVIKGWDEGVGTMRVGGRRELIIPANLAYGSRAVGGVIPANSTLVFDVELLGVK; from the coding sequence GTGCGAAATATTATAATCAGTCTAGCGGTCGTCGTTGTTTGTGCCCTAGTTATTGTGATTGCTCAACTGGTGACACCCACGGGGCCAGTTAATGCGAATCCCCTGGATCAGGGACAACCCACCAGTACAACCATCTCTACCGATCCGACTCCGCTCCTAGCCCAAGCTCCTTCTTTCCCCACCCAACCTATGACTCAATCTTCTGACGCTGATTACACGACCACACCCTCAGGCTTGAAATATCGCGATATTAAAGTCGGCACAGGGGTTGAACCCAAGAAAGGGCAAGTTGTCGTAGTGGACTATACCGGTACCCTGACCAATGGCAAAACCTTTGATAGCTCACGGGATCGGGGACAGCCATTTCAGTTCACCATTGGCGTGGGACAAGTAATTAAGGGTTGGGATGAAGGGGTCGGCACCATGCGGGTTGGGGGCCGCCGCGAACTGATCATTCCAGCAAACTTAGCCTATGGCTCTCGGGCTGTGGGGGGGGTCATTCCGGCAAACTCTACCTTGGTGTTTGATGTGGAACTCTTAGGGGTCAAGTGA
- a CDS encoding phasin family protein: protein MDNSNLLQQLLLIGVGTTSLITEKVRGMTDQWVQEGRLKPDQAKAMIDDIVNHLKSDASGIEGGLQRQFQQFLEELGVPQQTEMDELRGRIDRLERRLRDLENRLWQ, encoded by the coding sequence ATGGACAACAGTAATTTACTTCAGCAACTCCTCCTAATTGGGGTCGGGACAACGTCACTCATTACCGAAAAAGTCCGGGGGATGACCGATCAGTGGGTACAGGAAGGCCGTCTCAAACCCGACCAGGCCAAAGCCATGATTGATGATATTGTGAATCATCTCAAATCCGATGCCTCAGGGATTGAAGGGGGCTTGCAGCGGCAATTTCAGCAGTTTTTGGAAGAATTAGGCGTTCCCCAGCAAACGGAAATGGATGAATTACGGGGCCGGATTGATCGCTTAGAGCGACGGTTACGGGATTTAGAAAATCGCTTGTGGCAGTAG
- the thrC gene encoding threonine synthase, with protein sequence MTSTLTLPTAQAWQGLIHAYRSYLPVSDTTPIITLHEGNTPLIPVPRIAATIGRGVKVYVKYDGLNPTGSFKDRGMTMAISKAKEAGAKAVICASTGNTSAAAAAYARRGGLRAYVLIPEGYVAQGKLAQALLYGAEVLAIQGNFDRALEIVREMAETYPITLVNSVNPYRLEGQKTAAFEVVDALGDAPDWLCIPMGNAGNITAYWMGFCQYHEQNKGTRLPRMMGFQAAGSAPLVTGEICRHPETIATAIRIGNPANWQRALAVRAASQGDFQAVTDSEILVAYRMLAGEEGIFCEPASAASVAGLLKNQAQIPSGATIVCVLTGNGLKDPDTALQQETTQFHRNVVPELANVAGIMGF encoded by the coding sequence TTGACCTCGACGTTGACTTTACCCACAGCCCAGGCCTGGCAGGGATTAATCCACGCTTATCGGAGCTATTTGCCAGTTTCCGACACCACGCCAATTATTACCCTCCACGAAGGCAACACACCTCTGATTCCCGTACCTCGGATTGCTGCCACCATTGGCCGGGGGGTCAAAGTCTATGTCAAATACGATGGTCTTAATCCCACTGGCAGCTTCAAGGATCGGGGGATGACCATGGCCATTTCCAAAGCTAAGGAAGCAGGGGCCAAGGCGGTGATCTGTGCCAGTACAGGGAACACCTCTGCTGCTGCTGCTGCCTATGCCCGCCGGGGAGGGTTACGGGCCTATGTCCTCATTCCAGAAGGCTATGTAGCCCAAGGTAAACTAGCCCAGGCCCTACTCTATGGGGCGGAAGTCTTGGCGATTCAGGGGAACTTTGACCGGGCCTTAGAAATTGTCCGAGAAATGGCCGAAACCTACCCGATTACCCTAGTCAATTCTGTCAATCCCTATCGTTTAGAAGGGCAAAAAACTGCCGCCTTTGAAGTGGTGGATGCTTTGGGGGATGCCCCGGATTGGCTCTGTATCCCCATGGGGAATGCGGGAAATATTACGGCCTATTGGATGGGCTTTTGTCAATATCACGAGCAAAACAAAGGCACACGCTTACCGCGAATGATGGGCTTTCAAGCGGCGGGTTCGGCTCCCCTAGTGACCGGAGAAATTTGTCGACATCCCGAAACCATTGCTACGGCGATTCGGATTGGGAATCCAGCCAATTGGCAACGGGCTTTAGCAGTGCGCGCCGCCAGTCAAGGGGACTTTCAGGCCGTGACCGATAGCGAGATTTTAGTGGCCTATCGCATGTTGGCAGGAGAAGAGGGAATTTTCTGCGAACCGGCCAGTGCAGCTTCGGTGGCGGGACTCCTGAAAAATCAGGCCCAAATCCCTAGTGGAGCCACGATTGTTTGCGTCCTCACCGGTAATGGCCTCAAGGATCCCGATACGGCTTTGCAACAAGAGACGACCCAGTTTCATCGTAATGTTGTCCCCGAATTGGCCAATGTTGCTGGAATTATGGGGTTTTAG
- the trpD gene encoding anthranilate phosphoribosyltransferase: MIDATALLRQLLAGKSLSRSQAKDLMQGWLESVIPPVLSGAILAAIQAKGVRADELAGMAETLLEQSPGQAWDLGVPLVDTCGTGGDGSGTFNISTAVAFVVAAAGVKVAKHGNRSISSRVGSADVLEALGINLQTDTARVKAALNEVGITFLFAPGWHPAMKAVAEIRKTLGVRTVFNLLGPLVNPFRPTGQVIGVYSPAYLEPMATALQQLGTRRAIVLHGREGVDEAGLGEPTDLAVINPTTQAIETQVLEPEALGLTPASITAIHGGSLTENVTILTQVLQGKGTQAQMDVVALNAGLVLQVGEAVGDLPAGIRLAQAVLASGEAWDKLTTLVKFTQS; encoded by the coding sequence ATGATTGACGCGACCGCACTCTTACGGCAACTCCTTGCAGGTAAATCCCTCAGCCGTAGCCAAGCCAAAGATCTGATGCAGGGGTGGTTAGAGTCTGTCATTCCACCGGTATTGTCGGGGGCAATTTTAGCTGCGATCCAGGCCAAGGGTGTGAGAGCCGATGAGCTGGCAGGGATGGCGGAAACTCTCCTAGAACAGTCACCGGGCCAGGCCTGGGATTTGGGTGTGCCCCTCGTGGATACTTGTGGGACAGGGGGAGATGGCAGTGGGACGTTCAATATTTCTACGGCAGTGGCGTTTGTGGTGGCGGCGGCAGGGGTTAAGGTGGCCAAACATGGGAATCGCTCTATTTCCAGTCGGGTTGGTTCAGCAGATGTTTTGGAGGCCTTGGGCATTAATCTCCAAACCGATACGGCCCGGGTCAAAGCCGCCCTAAACGAGGTGGGAATTACCTTTCTATTTGCACCGGGTTGGCATCCAGCTATGAAGGCCGTGGCGGAAATTCGCAAAACTTTGGGGGTGAGAACTGTGTTTAACCTCCTCGGCCCTTTGGTGAATCCCTTTCGACCCACAGGCCAGGTGATTGGAGTGTACAGTCCCGCCTATTTAGAACCCATGGCCACCGCCTTACAGCAATTGGGAACCCGCCGGGCGATTGTCCTCCATGGGCGCGAGGGAGTCGATGAGGCCGGGCTAGGAGAACCTACAGATTTGGCAGTGATCAACCCCACAACCCAAGCCATTGAAACTCAGGTACTAGAACCAGAAGCCCTGGGTTTAACGCCGGCATCAATTACTGCAATTCATGGAGGAAGCTTAACGGAAAACGTCACGATTCTCACTCAAGTCCTTCAAGGCAAAGGCACCCAAGCGCAAATGGATGTTGTGGCCTTGAACGCGGGCCTGGTGTTGCAAGTGGGGGAAGCGGTGGGAGATTTACCCGCGGGCATTAGGTTGGCTCAAGCAGTATTGGCCAGTGGCGAGGCCTGGGATAAACTCACAACCTTGGTTAAGTTCACCCAGAGCTAG
- a CDS encoding Uma2 family endonuclease → MPDSSSIATSLDTFLKQPNIEASPAWELINEQAQQKPMPTLYHSRLQRNLVNWINQHTTDYEAIQELRCLVAPFSPVPDISVIALGRLPESDGPFMGAPDWLIEIRSPDQNVLDLQTKILHCLSHDTQLAWLIDLQKKQVWVWQGKSLPLIYADQQVLPTLIGVPGLAVVTLMEMTPARGQARGFSSSG, encoded by the coding sequence ATGCCTGACTCATCATCTATTGCCACCAGCCTGGATACGTTCCTGAAGCAACCTAATATTGAGGCATCCCCGGCCTGGGAGTTAATCAACGAACAAGCCCAACAAAAGCCAATGCCCACCCTCTATCATTCCCGGTTACAGCGAAATTTGGTGAACTGGATTAACCAACACACTACAGATTACGAAGCGATCCAAGAACTTCGCTGTCTTGTGGCACCATTTTCCCCAGTACCCGACATTTCTGTCATTGCCTTGGGGCGATTACCTGAATCAGATGGGCCGTTCATGGGGGCCCCAGATTGGCTGATTGAAATTCGCTCTCCCGATCAAAATGTACTGGACTTACAAACAAAGATTCTCCATTGCCTATCCCATGACACCCAACTCGCTTGGTTAATTGATCTACAAAAAAAACAGGTCTGGGTTTGGCAAGGCAAATCATTGCCCCTGATCTATGCAGATCAGCAGGTTCTTCCAACGTTAATCGGTGTCCCTGGCCTAGCAGTAGTGACCTTGATGGAGATGACTCCAGCACGAGGCCAGGCAAGAGGATTTTCTAGCTCTGGGTGA